In Bythopirellula goksoeyrii, a single window of DNA contains:
- a CDS encoding TetR/AcrR family transcriptional regulator yields MSEKKQSQIRRRNDPRNRPALRKSERTRQAMLDAALKFLWTHPFRDLTVAELTSLAGTSRSAFYQYFEDLHGLMEALLRTIEEDIFGIAAPWLQGEGSPILLLEETMEGLVRVCYQQGPILRAVSDAAPMDERLEKAWSNFLKDFDDAVTHRIEQHQKAGLIKPFDARPVAIALNRMDAYLLIHHFGRRPRGNRDSVREAILQIWVSTLYGDRALSGSVSKRRIKRAKTSRSKTS; encoded by the coding sequence ATGTCAGAAAAAAAACAGTCTCAGATTCGTCGTCGCAACGATCCTCGGAATCGTCCTGCGCTGCGTAAGTCTGAACGAACTCGGCAAGCGATGCTCGATGCTGCGTTGAAATTTCTTTGGACGCATCCCTTCCGCGACTTGACAGTTGCTGAATTGACGTCGCTTGCCGGTACGAGCCGGTCGGCGTTTTATCAGTACTTTGAGGACCTGCACGGCTTGATGGAGGCGCTACTCCGCACAATCGAAGAAGACATTTTTGGCATCGCCGCACCCTGGTTGCAAGGAGAGGGTAGTCCCATTCTTCTTCTCGAAGAAACCATGGAAGGCCTAGTGCGTGTCTGCTATCAACAGGGCCCGATTTTGAGGGCTGTTTCTGACGCTGCCCCAATGGATGAACGTTTGGAAAAGGCGTGGTCCAATTTCCTGAAGGACTTCGACGACGCGGTGACTCATCGAATCGAACAACATCAGAAAGCGGGGTTGATCAAGCCTTTTGACGCACGTCCGGTAGCCATTGCGCTCAACCGCATGGATGCCTATTTGCTAATTCACCACTTTGGACGACGTCCGCGGGGAAACCGAGATTCAGTTCGGGAAGCAATTCTTCAAATCTGGGTCTCTACGCTCTACGGCGACCGGGCATTGAGCGGCAGTGTATCAAAACGTCGAATCAAGCGCGCGAAGACATCAAGATCGAAAACCTCCTAA
- a CDS encoding DUF1254 domain-containing protein translates to MKRKTSVASTLSLFVGLTITSTGIAQAPKMKYSTEIPTNVVTPDRTETRLGALEFVDGFPTEATAEKVWNHMDFSRAVEAMIMTTPAASLQGFRKGIQKWGPDNETMIYWGGRLDSKGLLLTGNTTVVYTFMWIDLKDGPMVMETPPNVLGIIDDAWFHYVCDFGNAGDDKGKGGKFLLVPPNYKGELPTEGYIVKKSKTYGHWLAMRGFMTDFDPVPVVKNMKEHFRLYPLGSEPKEVNWVNTAMKDFNTLHAQDETFFDEVNITVQEEPNSAESSEILGLLASIGIQKGKPFKPDARMKKILAEAAAVGTAAQRTILFRNRDTEDTAIWPGSKSWELGFAGGSYEFLNDGVSLINSRVRFHFYATGITPAMVKPPVGAGSQYVMGLRDAEGNALDGSKTYKIHIPANVPAERFWDITVYDNQTRSLLQTDNPYPGVTSIDKATVQNADGSYDVYIGPKKPDGNVNWIQTDPSKGWNMLWRIYGPTQVWYDKGWRPSEIELVD, encoded by the coding sequence ATGAAACGAAAAACGTCAGTCGCGTCAACGCTGAGTCTATTCGTTGGATTAACCATCACTTCGACCGGAATTGCACAGGCACCCAAGATGAAATACTCCACCGAGATTCCGACGAATGTCGTCACCCCCGATCGGACGGAAACACGCCTCGGGGCTTTGGAGTTCGTTGATGGATTCCCCACCGAAGCGACTGCGGAGAAGGTGTGGAACCACATGGACTTCTCCCGCGCCGTCGAGGCCATGATCATGACCACGCCCGCGGCCTCGCTGCAGGGATTTCGCAAAGGCATCCAGAAGTGGGGCCCGGACAACGAGACCATGATCTATTGGGGCGGGCGTCTGGATTCCAAAGGCTTGCTTCTGACGGGCAATACCACCGTGGTCTACACATTCATGTGGATCGACCTCAAGGATGGCCCCATGGTCATGGAGACCCCGCCCAACGTGTTGGGCATCATCGACGATGCTTGGTTCCATTACGTCTGCGATTTCGGCAACGCTGGCGATGACAAGGGCAAGGGCGGGAAGTTCTTGTTGGTGCCGCCCAACTACAAAGGCGAATTGCCCACCGAAGGCTACATCGTCAAGAAGTCGAAAACCTACGGCCACTGGCTGGCAATGCGCGGTTTCATGACGGACTTCGATCCGGTTCCCGTGGTCAAGAACATGAAGGAGCATTTCCGTCTCTATCCGCTGGGTAGTGAACCGAAGGAAGTCAACTGGGTCAACACAGCGATGAAGGACTTCAACACCCTGCACGCCCAGGATGAGACCTTCTTCGACGAGGTCAACATCACGGTCCAGGAAGAGCCGAACTCGGCCGAGAGTTCCGAGATCCTCGGGTTGCTGGCCTCCATCGGCATCCAGAAGGGCAAGCCTTTCAAACCGGACGCCCGCATGAAGAAGATCCTCGCTGAGGCCGCCGCAGTCGGCACCGCCGCGCAGCGCACCATCCTCTTCCGCAACCGCGACACGGAGGACACCGCGATCTGGCCGGGCAGCAAAAGCTGGGAGCTAGGCTTCGCTGGTGGCAGCTACGAGTTTCTCAACGACGGCGTCAGTCTGATCAATTCGCGTGTCCGCTTCCACTTCTACGCTACCGGCATCACGCCCGCGATGGTCAAACCACCTGTCGGAGCGGGATCCCAGTATGTGATGGGACTGCGCGACGCCGAAGGGAATGCCCTCGATGGCAGCAAGACCTACAAGATCCACATTCCTGCCAACGTTCCAGCCGAGCGTTTCTGGGACATCACTGTTTACGACAACCAGACCCGCTCGCTGTTGCAAACCGACAATCCCTACCCGGGCGTCACCAGCATCGACAAGGCGACCGTACAGAACGCGGACGGTTCTTATGACGTCTACATCGGCCCGAAGAAGCCCGACGGAAACGTCAACTGGATTCAAACCGATCCATCTAAAGGTTGGAACATGCTGTGGCGCATCTATGGTCCGACGCAAGTCTGGTACGACAAAGGTTGGAGACCGAGCGAGATCGAACTGGTTGATTGA
- a CDS encoding phasin family protein yields the protein MFDVLKQSVFTSIGLASLTKDKVSELVAEIKEQADLTEQQASEFQEEVDRRSDEARKNLTELVDHQIDSAMIQMGLLKAEARKAADSASDTFQTFVDQRVDEALQRIGVARTEDVESLTHRLELLEKKVNG from the coding sequence ATGTTTGATGTCTTGAAACAAAGTGTGTTCACCAGCATCGGATTGGCGAGCCTGACCAAGGACAAGGTTTCGGAACTTGTGGCCGAGATCAAGGAACAAGCTGACTTGACCGAGCAACAGGCCAGCGAGTTTCAAGAAGAGGTCGATCGACGAAGCGACGAAGCACGCAAAAACTTGACCGAATTGGTGGATCATCAAATCGACAGCGCGATGATCCAGATGGGGTTGCTCAAAGCCGAGGCTCGCAAGGCAGCAGACTCGGCTAGCGATACCTTTCAGACTTTTGTCGATCAACGTGTTGATGAAGCTCTTCAGCGAATCGGCGTCGCTCGCACGGAGGATGTTGAATCGCTCACGCATCGGCTGGAGTTACTCGAAAAGAAGGTTAACGGCTAA